GATTTCGGAGGCGGGCCTTTTTCTCAGTGCTATCGAAAAAGCGATTTCGTCATGTTTATTTCGACAAACCGAGCCAATTCCAAGGCATGCGCTGATCATTCGAATGCGAGACGTGTCAGCCGCTGCCTCATGCTTTCCCTGCTATGTGTGGCTAGCCTCGTTCAGTTGGCGCGCACCGCGTCGGCTCAATGCGCCGCTCGCGATGTTCGGCAAAATCAACTGACGTTCAAGTCACCTTCGGCGCAAGCGCCCCAGCCCATCAAGTCGGCCCGCGATGTCGCGACATGGAGGACGATTGCAATCGGCAGCTTCACCGACCCGATCAAGCTGCGCAATGCGCTGCATGGAATGGGCTGCAATGTCGGTGGGCAGGCCGCTGAAATCCTCGCTCGACCGGCGTTCACCGTCAGCTCTCAAAAGAAGGACGTGGAGCTTGTTGTCGTATCGCCGGCCCAACTTGGGTTTACGTCCGACACGACGACCTTGGCCGACGTTTACGCGCGCGCGCGGGAATTCGGGTTTGAGCTCGTTGCGGCAGAAGTCGGCCCACAATTGCGGATCCAATATCTCGACCAGCCGATGGGTGAATTTCTCGTCATCGGAATGGAGCCGATCAAGACGTGGAGTGGCGAGCCGATCATTCTGAATGTGGCAAATGGCGGAGCCGGATTGATCCTGATCGGGCAGGACGGCAGAGCCGAAGCGGGCATACCGGCGACATCCCGCCTCGTATTCGCGCGGTCCCGTCAACCCCTGTCCAGTCGCGAATTTGTCGAGCAGGCAGCGGCCCGGCTTCCACCGTGAACGGAACGGGCAGCGATTTCTGGCGATATGCGACCTGATCGCCGCGGCCAAGATCGTGGTGCCCGGCATGGCCGCCCGTGTCATCGACCGCGCTATCCAGATCCAAGGCGCTGTCGGCGTCTCGCAGGACACGTCCTCGCCCGAGCCTATGTCTACGCCCGCTTCATCCGCATCGGCGACGGTCCGGACCAGGTGCACCTCGCCGCGCTCGGGAAAGAGCTGATCAAGCGCGGCGGGGTGATGGGGTAGGGCGTCGCACGCCGCCGGGGAATGGCAACTCCGCGCTCCGGCCACGAAGTCGTATAGTTTTAGGTCATTGTAGCACAATAGTAACGACTGCGGATTGAGAATGGCGCTGCCTGCACTTTTGCGCAGTCACGCAAGAAGAGAGCAGGCCGCTTCCGCCCAACGAGAGCAGATTTGCCAAGTCGGAAGATGCCGCGATCCCCCTGAGCGTTTTCGAGCGAAGTGGACACCCGGTTCGCGCGAAGCCTCTAGAGTAGGCCTGAAAGCAGCTATCGCATGAATCAGCGCTGGATCATCGTGGCCGCGATCCTGCTGACGGCCCTGCTCGTGCAAATGCCCGTCGTTCTCAATACCGATTTGAGCTGCCTGCTTTCTGAAGGAGAGCAGATTCTGGATGGCCGGCAATTGGGGATCGACCTCTTCGAACTGAATCCGCCATTATCGATCTACCTGTACATGCCGGCGGCGCAGCTTGCGCGGTGGACCGGAATCGCGCCTGAGATCATCGTGATCGTCCTGGTGATCATGGAGATCATTGGCTCGCTTGTCGTGATCGATCGTGCCGCTGCGGCGGCAAAGTTCGATGCGGGAGAGCGAAATATCTGGACGTGCGTGCTCGCCTTCCTGCTCGCCGTCCTCCCCGGCGCCGTATTCGGGCAACGCGAGCACATAGCCGTCATCGCGTTGACGCCGTTTGTCGCCGTCACTGCGATACGCTGGCGTGGGCTTTCCCCCGGACCGGCCGCGATTCTGGCAGGACTGGGCGCCGGGCTGGCCATCAGCATCAAGCCCCAGCTTGGGCTCGTGGCAGGCCTGCCGATCATCCTTGGCGCCATCCGCCAGCGTTCCTTCAGGCCTTTGTTCACCCCGGAGGCGTGTGCAGCCGCCGCTGTCGGGATCGGTTACGGGGCAGTCGTCGTGATCGCCTTTCCCGACTACTTGTTGACCTATGCACCGATGGTTGCTGCCACCTATCTCCCGATGCGGAGGGATTTGGCGTACCTGCTTCCTTTCCCGATCCTCATAATCACTGCTTCGATTGTGTTTCTCCGCCGAGTGACTTCGCAGGGTCTCAGACTGGAGAGCGAAGCAACCCCGTGGCTGGCAGCAGCCATTGGCGGCGCCGCGAGTTTCCTTATTCAAGGCAAGGGCTGGACATACACGCTGTACCCGCTGTGCATGTTTGCGATTGCGGCACCGCTGCTGCACGTTCGCAGGGGGGCGCTGCCAAGGCTGGTCAGGATCGGCGGCTTTGTCAGCGTTGTGCTCATCGGGTTCTGGTTGTCCTTGTCGGTCCGTGACTTTCCGCCGCTGGAGCAGCGGATCAATGCACTAGCAAAGCATCCGAAGCTGCTCACGATCGGCGATCACGTCGCGCTGGGGCATCCGCTTGTTCGCCAGATTGGTGGGACCTGGGTGGGTAGTTCGTGTGGCCAGTTGCTGACGGCCGGCGCAATCCTGGTCCAGAACAGCTCACAGCCAAGCCATGCAGAGCGAGCAAAACTCGACGGTATCATACGCTTCGAGCGGCGGCAGCTGCTGGCAGACCTGCGAAACGGTCGCCCGGACGTGATTCTCGTGGATTCCTATCTGCAGGGGACGGTCCCGTTCGATTGGCTTACTTGGGCCAAAGCAGATCCAGAGCTCGATATGGAGTTGCGTCGGTATCGTGAGGCTGAGGACGTCGGCCGCGTTCGAATATTCGTCGACCAATCGCGGCCAGAGCGATGATCCATTTTGTCGGCGCAAGCGCAGGAAGGCGGGGAGCAGCGTGCAGCCGTCATGATGCTGTCATGCCAGTGTTTTGCCCGACGCCTCAAGCAGAATTCGTAAAATCAGCCGTGCTTTCGCGTTACGCGCCAAGCCATTGAAAAACCTCACCCCGCCTACTGTGCATGGGGTTGTTTTCAGAGTTTGGTTTGAACGCCTTCGCCGCCCGTCCTCGACGGCGTTCGCACCGTCACCCCGCCTTGGCGATGCGGCCGTCCCCCGACCCTGCGCGCAGGTTCTGGAAGAACTTCTCCACCTCCCGAGACAGCGTGTCCGCCGTCTCCGTCAGGCTGCTCGCAGCCGTCAGCACGGAGGATGCCGCGGTGTCGGTCTCGCCGATGGCGTCGCGCAGCGAGGTGATGTTGGCGACCAGGGTCTCGTTGCCCTGCGCGGCGCTTTGTGCGTTGGACGAGATCTCGCGCGTCGCCTGATCCTGCTGGCCGATGGCGCCGGCGATCGCCGAGGTGACCTCGTTGATCTCGCGCACCGCGCCGCCGATCTCGCGGACGGCGTCGACCGCGTTGCGCGTGGAGGCCTGGATCATCGAGACGTTCTCGCCGATCTCGGCGGTGGCCTTGGCGGTCTGGCCCGCCAGCGCCTTCACCTCATGGGCGACCACGGCAAAGCCGCGGCCGGCGTCGCCGGCGCGCGCGGCCTCGATGGTGGCGTTGAGTGCGAGCAGATTGGTCTGTTCGGCGATCGCCTGGATCAGGTTGAGCACGCCGTCGATGCGTTGCGTGGCCGCGGCGAGGCTTTCGATCTCCGAGATCGACTTCTCGGTGCGTTGGCCGGTCTGCTCGACCGCGCCGGCGGATTGCCGTACCTGGCGGCCGATCTCTTCCACCGAGGCGGACAGCTCCTCGGCCGCGCCCGCCACCGCGGTGACGTTGTGCGAGGCCTGCTCGGTGGCGTTCGCCGCCATGCCGGCGCGATTGTTCGCATCCGCCGTGACGCGGGTGATGGTCTGCGCGGTCTCGCGCATGGTGGAGGCGCTGTCGCTGAGACCGCGCATGATGGCGCCGATCGCCTCGCGGAACGCTTCGACGGACGTTTCGATGTGGCGGGCGCGCTCCTCGCGCGCGGCGGAATCGTTCGAGACCTGCGAGGCGAGGTTGCGGTTGCGGCCCATCGCCTCCTGGAAGACCTCGATGGCGCGCGCCAGCGCGCCAATCTCGTCGGCGCGGCGGCTATAGGGCACCACGACGTCCTCGGTGCCGTCGGCGACCTGCTTGATGGTCGCGGTGATGGCGGAGAGCGGCCGAGCGATCGAGCGGGCAATGATGACGATGCCGATCACGACCAGGGCCAGCGCCACGCCGCCGAGGCAGGTCAGCACCAAGGACATCGTGCGGTTGGTCTCGGTCTGCTGGGCGATCTGCTTGGCGCGTTCGGCATAGACCTTGGAGAGCGCTTCGAGGTCCTTGTTCAGCGCCGAGCGCACGTTGCGATTGGCGTCGTTGTCGCCCCATTCGCGGCCCGCGGCCGCATTGATCTCGATGCCGCGGCGTACCAGCTCCTTGCGGAACTCGACGAACTGCTCGATGCGCTTCTTGAAGGTCGCGAACTGCTCGGCGTCGTCGGCCTTGACGATGGTCTCCCAGCGCTTGACGACGTCGAGGATCTGCGCGTTGAACTTGAGCAGGCCCTCGCCGTATTTCTTCACCACGGCCGGCTCGGTCGACATGTAGATGCCGCGCGATTCCATCACGACGGCATAGACCAGCGAGTTGACCCGCTCGACGTTCAGCGCGGCGGCATTCGCCGTCTCGGTCGCGCTGATCAGGTCGGCGTTGCGGCGGCTGTTGTAGTCGGACAGCATCGCGATCGCCGCCGTGAGCAGCGCGAACAGCGCGAAGATCGCATAGAGCTTGGTCGCAAGCGTGAAGCGGCCGGCCAGATTGGCGGCATTCCCGGATCGGTCAGATGGCATGGTGTTCAAGGAGCCCGAGATGGCCTGGAGCGGCCGGTCAGCAGTTCGTACAAATCGATGCAAAATCATGCAGAACGAAGATGGATGCGCCGTTAACGGGCACGGTTTGGCCCTTCGCCCTTAGTCGAAAGAAAGGTAAGATATTTCAGCGTCTTGATCTGAAGCTATAGTCTTGGGATCGCGCTGGACTCGGCCATTGGCCGACGAACCCGGAGGGGCCCCTTGGTCTACCGCCACACTATCGACGTCACGACCTATGCCTTCCCGGACCTGCGCGACCTCCTCGCCAAGGCGACGCCGCCACGCTCCGGCGATCGGCTGGCCGGGATCGCCGCCGCCAGCGCCGAGCAGATGATCGCCGCACGGATGGCACTCGCCGATGTCCCGCTCGGCCGGTTCCTCCAGGAAGCGGTCATTCCCTATGAGACCGACGAGGTCACCCGCCTCGTCATCGACAGCCACGACGCCAAGGCCTTTGCGCCGGTGGCCTCGCTCACGGTCGGCGCCTTCCGCGACTGGCTGCTGTCGGACGCCGCGACGCCCGAGGCGCTGAAGAAGCTTGCGCCCGGCATCACCCCGGAAATGGCGGCGGCCGTCTCGAAGCTGATGCGCAACCAGGACCTGATCCTGGCGGCGCGCAAATGCGAGGTGACCACAGCCTTCCGCAACACGATCGGGCTGAAGGGGCGGCTGAGCACGCGCCTGCAGCCCAACCATCCGTTCGACGATGCCAGGGGCATCACCGCCTCGATCCTCGACGGCATCCTGCTGGGCGCCGGCGACGCCTGCATCGGCATCAATCCCGCCAGCGACGATCCCGCAATGATCGCGCAATTGCTGCGGCTGCTCGACGAGATCATCGCGCGGCTGAAGATTCCGACCCAGGGCTGCGTGCTGACCCATGTCACGACGACGCTGTCGTTGATCGGGCAGGGCGTGCCGGTCGACCTCGTCTTCCAGTCGGTGGCGGGCACCGAGGCTGCCAACCGCAGCTTCGGTGTCGACCTCGCGCTTCTGAAGGAAGCGCAGGAGGCCGGGTTGTCGCTCGGACGCGGCACGGCCGGGCAGAACGTGATGTATTTCGAGACCGGGCAGGGCTCGGCGTTGTCGGCCAACGCCCATCACGGCGTCGACCAGCAGACCTGCGAGGCGCGCGCCTACGCGGTCGCCCGCGCCTTTGCCCCGCTTTTGGTCAACAGCGTGGTCGGCTTCATCGGCCCGGAATATCTCTATGACGGCAAGGAGATCATCCGGGCCGGGCTGGAGGATCATTTCTGCGGCAAGCTGCTCGGCCTGCCGCTCGGGGTGGACATCTGCTACACCAATCATGCCGAGGCGGACCAGGACGACATGGACAATCTGCTGACGTTGCTCGCGGCTGCCGGCGTCACCTTCATCATGGGCGTGCCCGGCGCCGACGACGTCATGCTGAACTACCAGTCGACGTCTTTTCACGACGCACTCTATGTCCGCGACGTCTTCTCCCTGCGCCGCGCGCCGGAATTCGACGACTGGCTGGTGCAGGCGGGTATTGCGGGTGCCGATTTCCGCATTGCCGGCGATGCAGGCCTGTTGCCCGATTTTGCCGCGCGGCTGATCGCATGATGCGACGGAAGCTGCGGGCCTTCAGGAAACCATTGCTCCTCCTTGGAATTATGCTTGTGCCACAATATTGAGAAATTCCGGCGACAGCATTACGCTATGTGTTGGGCTGGCAATTTCCGCACCATTCGGTCGAGCGTGGCGGGGGAGCTTTGATGCGAGCTGAAAGTAACGGTACGTCCCGGCGGATTCTCTGTGTGTTTCCGCGCTATACATCATCATTCGGGACGTTCGAGCATTCCTATCCGCTGACGGATGGTGTTCGCGCCTTCATGCCGCCACAGGGGCTGCTGCTGATCTCCGCCTACCTTCCGAGAGAGTGGCAGGTCAAATTCGTCGACGAGAATCTGCGCCCGACCACGAAGGAGGAGTTCGAATGGGCGGAAGCAGTCTTCGTCAGCGGCATGCACATCCAGCGCCAGCAGATGAACGACATCTGCCGCCGCGCCCATGAATTCGATCTGCCCGTCGCGCTCGGTGGCCCCTCGGTCAGCGCCTGCCCGGACTATTATCCCTCGTTCGATTATCTGCATGTCGGCGAGCTCGGCGATGCCACCAACCAGCTGATCGACGTTCTCTCGCGCGACACCTCGCGGCCCGAACAGCAGGTGGTGCTGACCACCAAAGACCGCGTGCCGATGACGGAGTTTCCGATCCCGGCCTACGAGCTCGTCGACGTCAAGAAGTACTTCCTCGGCAGCATCCAATATTCCAGCGGCTGTCCCTACCAATGCGAGTTCTGCGACATCCCTGGCCTCTACGGGCGCAATCCGCGCATTAAATCGCCGCAGCAGATCATCGCCGAGCTCGACCGCCTGCGCGAATGCGGCATGACCGACACGGTCTATTTCGTCGACGACAATTTCATCGGCAACCGCAAGGCGGCGATGGATCTGCTGCCGCATCTGATTGAATGGCAGAAGCGGACCGGCTATGTCGTGCGGCTCGCCTGTGAAGCCACGCTCAACATCGCCAAGCGCCCCGAGATCCTCGAGAAGATGCGCGAGGCCTACTTCATCACCATCTTCTGCGGCATCGAGACGCCCGACCCCGATGCCCTGAAGGCGATGCATAAGGACCACAACATGATGGTCCCGATCCTGGAGGGCGTGCGCACCATCAACTCCTACGGCATGGAGGTCGTGTCCGGCATCATCATGGGGCTCGACACCGACAAGCCGAACACGTCGGAGGCGCTGCTCTCCTTCGTCGAGGAGTCCCGGATTCCGCTGCTGACCATCAACCTGCTCCAGGCGCTGCCGAAGACGCCGCTATGGGACCGGCTGGAGCGCGAGGGGCGGCTGGTCGAGGACGACGGGCGCGATTCCAATGTCGACTTCCTGCTGCCCTATGAAGAAGTCGTCGCATCCTGGAAGCACGCCATGGCGGTCGCTTACGCGCCCGAGAAGGTCTATGCGCGTTTCCAATATCAATGCGACAACGTCTATGTGCACCGTATGAAGATGCCGGTGCCGGACGAGATGAAGACCTGGCGCAACATCCGGCGCGGCCTCGTCATGCTGCGCAACATCTTCTGGAAAGTGGGCGTGCTCGGCGACTACAGGCGCGTGTTCTGGACCTTCGCGCTGGGCCGCATCAAGCGCCGTGACATCGAAAGCCTGATCGGCTGCACGCTGATCGCGCACCATCTCATCACCTTTGCGCGCGCGGCCTCCAGCGGCAAGCAGAACGCCTCGAACTATTCGATCCGGCTGCGCGAGGCCGCCGTTCCCGCCGAATGATGCGACATGTCTGATCCGGCTCCACCGCGCCGTCCCATCCTTGATCTGCGGGCGTTCACGCCCGCACGCGTTGCGTTGGGTCGCAGCGGCGCCAGCGTGCCGACGCGCGCACTGCTCGACTTCACCCTCGATCATGCCCGCGCCCGCGATGCCGTGCATGCCGCCTTCGATGCGCCGCGCCTGCTCGCCGAGCTCCGCGCGCTTGGGCTCGTCGTCAGCGAGGCGAGGAGCCGGGCGGTCGACCGCGCAGACTATCTGCGGCGCCCGGATCTCGGACGACAGCTCGATGCCGGATCGGTCGAGGCCTTGACACAGGTCGCTTCGGAGCCGTGCCAGCTCGCGGTCGTGATCGGCGACGGCCTGTCGGCGGCCGCGGTCCATGCCCATGCAGTGACGCTGCTGACGCATCTGACGCCGTTGCTCGCGGAGGGCGACGCTGTCGCGATCGGCCAGATCGTCGTCGCCTCAGGCGCGCGCGTCGCGCTCGGCGACGAGATCGGCGCGATTCTCCGTGCGCGCATGGTCCTGATGCTGATCGGCGAGCGGCCGGGCCTGTCGGCGCCCGACAGCCTCGGCGCCTACCTGACCTTCGCGCCGCAGCCCGCCCGCACCGATGCCGAGCGCAATTGCGTGTCGAACATCCACCATGCTGGGTTGAGCTATGACGAGGCGGCCTTCAAGATCGCCTGGCTGGTCCGCGAGGGTCTCGCGCGGCAGACGACCGGCGTGGCGCTGAAGGACGAGAGTGCGGACCGCGCGCCGCGTCGAATTGGCACAGCTTCACCGGGATGACCTGTGCTGACGACGCAAAATCGCCGCATCTTGATCGATTTGCCCACACTTCGCCTGCTTGCGAGAAGGGGGATTGACCTGCTAAACCCCTCGCGGCGATTTTCCGCGCATTTTCAAAGGGCAAGCCTCCCATTTGTATGGCGTTTTCAAGCCGTTCGCGGGGCGCAATAAGCTCTCAGACCGAGCCGATTTAGGAACTGGACAAGGCATGCTCGAAAAGCACAGCGAGAATGAGGTTCATGTCGACAAGGTCGAGCAGGGACCTACGTCCTCGATCGCCTTCGGGCTGGAGCGACTGGGGCTGATCGCCGTCCGGGCGCCGATCATCTCCTGCATTGTCCTGGTCGCGCTGATCGTCGGTGCCGTGTTCGGTATCTACCGGATCAAGATCGACGATTCGCTGTCGCAGCTGTTCCGCTCGGACACCCGCGAATTCCGCCAGTACGAAGAGGTGACCAAGAAGTTCCCGGCGGAGGAGTTCGACGTCCTCGTCGTGGTCGAGGGCAAGACCCTGCTGGCGCGGAACAACCTCGAGAAGCTGCGCGACTTCGTCACCGACTTGCAGCTGGTCGAAGGCACGCGCGGACTGGTCTCGCTGTTCTCGGCGCGCCAGGCGCCGGCGCCGGGCAAGCTGCCGGCGGCGCTGTTCCCGGCCGAGCTGCCCGAGGGCGCGGCCTATGACAAGTTCATCGAGACCGTCAAGAACAACGAGATCATCCGCGGCAAGCTGCTGTCGGAGGACGGCACGCTGGCGCTGATCGTGCTGTCGCTCGATCCGGAGGTGGTCGGCTCCAACAAGCTGACCAAGACCGTCGGCGACATCCGGGCGCTGATGAAGGAGGACCTGAGCGACACCGGGCTCAACGTCCAGCTCTCCGGCGTGCCGGTGATGCAGCTCGAGATCCGCAACGCGGTCGAGCGCGACGGGCTCACCTACAACATCCTCGGCATCCTCGCCGGCTGCATCATCGCCATCATCTTCTTCCGCAAGATCTCGTTCATGGTCGCGGCGGCGTTCCCGCCGATGATCGCGATCCTCCTGGCACTCGGCGCGCTCGGCTGGGCCAATTTCAATCTCAACATGTTCCTGAACGTGATGACGCCGCTCATCATGGTCATCAGCTTCTCGGACTCGATGCAGCTCACCTTCGCCGCGCGCGACCGGCTGATCGCGGGGCAGGACAAGTTCACCGCTTTCAAGAACGCGGTGCTGGTGGTGGGCCCGGCCTGCGTGCTGACGCACGGCACCGCCGGCATTTCCTTCATCGCCCTCCAGTTCTCCGACTCCGACCTGATCCGCAAGTTCGGCGAAGCGGGGCTTGCCGCCACCATCATCGCGCTGGTCGCGGTGCTGTCGCTGGTGCCGGTGTTCGGCGTGCTGCTGGTGCGCAACGAGAAGGTGTTCGCGGTCAAGTTCCAGGGCGCCGATGCCGGCGTCCAGGCGCTGCGCAATTTCTGCTACTGGATCGCGGTGCGCATGGTCGGCAGGCCCGGCCTGTTCAGCCTCATCGCGGTGCTGTTCGTCGGCGGCCTCGGCGTCATTTACGCCAATCTGGAGCCGCGGTACCGGCTCGCCGACCAGGTGCCGGACAAGCGCCAGGCGGTCGCCGCCAGCGACCGGCTCGATGCCAAGCTGACCGGCGCCAATCCGGTCAACGTTCTGATCGCCTTTCCAAAGGGCGAATCGCTCTACTCGCCGGAGACGCTCCAGACCATCGCCGACGTGCACGCGACCGTGGAGAAGGCGGCCGGCGTCGGCAATGTCTGGTCGCTCGAGACCCTGCGCCGTTGGCTCGCGGAAAAGGCCGGCAGCGCCGACGTCGCCACGCTCAAGGAATATGTCAACGTCATCCCCGAGCATCTGGTGCGGCGCTTCATCGACGCCGAGCAGGACGCGGTCGTGGTCGCCGGCCGCGTGCCTGACAAGGATTCCAGCCAGCTGCTGCCGATCGTCGACAAGCTCGACAGCGAGCTCGACGCCGTCCGCAAGAAGCATCCCGGCTACGAGATCGCGGTCACCGGCCTTGCCGCCATCGCCGCGCGCAACTCGGCCAGCATGATCGAGAAGCTGAACCATGGCCTCACGATCGAATTCGCGCTGGTCGCGATCTTCATCGGCCTTGCCTTCCGCTCCTGGGTGGTGACGCTCGCCTGTATCCTGCCGGGCATCTTCCCCGTGGTGATGTCGGGCACGGTGCTGTGGGCGATGGGTGAGGGGCTGCAATTCGCCAGCGTCGTCGCGCTCACCGTCTCGTTCGGCCTCGGCCTCAGCGCCACCATCCACTTCCTCAACCGCCTACGGCTGGAGAACAAGCCTGGCGTCGGCTCGGCGCTGGCGGTGGAGCGCGCGACCGTGCTGGTCGGCCCCGCGCTGATCCTGACCACGGTGGTGCTGGCCTGCGGCCTCGTCGTCACCGTGTTCTCCGACCTGCCGTCGCTGCGGCTGTTCGGCTGGCTCAGCGCCTTCTCGATGGTGATGGCCCTCGTCGCCGACCTCTTCATCCTGCGGCCGACGGCGATGTGGCTGATCAATCTGCACGCCAAGCTGCAGGGCCCCGACAAGCCGGCGATCTGAGCGGCTTCATCCGTGGGACATGGAATCGGCGCAGTCTGATGACTGCGCCGAAGTCCCGGCCGAGGATGCAGCCAAATGCGGCACGATAGCTCCATCGTGGAGTTTCAGCGGAAGCGAGGCGGTGATTCAGCCGCCTTTTTTGTCCCATTCCTGGCTTCAGACATGATCCTGCTCGACGCCGGTTGCGGGCCGGGGACAATCACGGCTGCCCTAGCAGGGATCGTCGGAACGGCGGTCGGGGTCGACATCGAGCCCCACGCGATCGTGGCGGCCGACCGGCTTGCGTCGACTTCGGGCTTAACCAATCTGGCATTCGTCGAAGCCGACATGACTGCGCTTCCGTTCGGGGACGAGACCTTCGACGCGGTGTTCTTTCACGCGGTGCTCTACCACCAGGATGGCGCGGCGCTGACCAGAACGCTGGCGGAAGCACGACGGGTGCTGAAGCCGGGCGGGGTTATCGGGACGCGCGATGCCGATGTCGGCGGCAATATTCTCCATCCCGAACTTGATGGGGTGCGACTCGCGCTCGATCTCTGGCAGCGGTGGTACGAGCATGACGATCCGGAGGCGCTTCTCTTCGGCCGCCGCCAGAGCTCACTTCTTCGCGCCCGCGGCTTCACGCCGATCTGGTCCAGTGCCGGTTATGTCAACCACAGCGCCGACGCGACAAGCCGCAGTGAGGCCGTTGCTGATGCCCGGCGAAGCCTGCTTGGCCTCGGGCCGCAACTTGTGAGCAAAGGGCTCGCGACGGACGGTGAAATTCAGGCGGCACTTGCCGGATGGGATGCCTGGGGAGCCGATCCAGATGCGGTGTATTTCAGATGCCGCTGCGAGTGTGTTGCGCGGAAGGACTGACTTGCCGGCGCCCTCACGCGCCGATGCGGACGATCCCGTAGGGATTGAACTTGAAGTCGCCCTCGGCGTAGTCCTGCTCCTGTGACAGCGCGAGCTTGCGGTCGCGCGGCGTCGCCTCGATGCCGCGCTCGGCCATTGCGTCGGCGATCTCGTCCATCAGCTTCACCGCGTCGCGGTCGCTGCCGCGCGATTTTGCGACGTAGATGTCCGGCAGTCCGACGAGGTGGAAGCCGACGCTTTCATTGTAGGTATCGCCGCCGAGCGGACGCTTGGCGAAGGCAAGGCGGCAGATCCGGCCCATGGCCGTCGTCACCGTGAGGCCCTGGTTCGTCTTGGCGGCGGCCGTGCATTCCCTGGCCAATTGCATCCATCGTGCGAGACCGTGGGCCACGCCCGCGCTTTCGCCCTTCACGGCGGTGGCGCCGGCCTCGATCATCTCCTCGACGATGCGCAAGGCGGCGGCTGAATGTGCAACGGTCTTCTGCTGCTCCATCGGCGGGCTCAGCACGTAGAGCACGGCCTTGTGGTTGAGCACGGCCATTTCGTCCGCTTCGGACCATGCTCTCGGAAAGACGCGGTCCCAGCACACACCGAACGAGCGCTCCATGTGCGGGTCGGGCTTGGCTTGCGAATAGGTGCGATCGATCTCGAAATTGAAATCCGCGATCGTCCTGGCAAGCGCCTTCGGCGGATGCAGCAGGCTTTCGTCCTTGCCGAGGAAGCAGAGCACGTGGCGCGGCTTCACGGGTGTAGGCTGCATGGTCGTTCCGTACTGATCATTGGCGAAGGCGCGGCTGGCCGCGAAGAGCCCGGCGGCTTTGAGCAGGTTTCGGCGAAGCAGGTTCATGTCGCAATACTGTCAGCAAAAAGCCTCCGGCTCGCGAGACCCGGAGGCTGAATTCGTTTCGAAGCGTGAAGGGCCTCAGCCCTTCGTCATCGTGATGTTGACGCCGCGGATCTCGCCCTTGGAGGAGATCTGCACCGTTTGCTTGGTGCCGTTGGTGCGCAGCGACAGGTTGGCGGCAAAGCCGTTGGCCTCGACGAACACGTCGATCTGGCCGCCGCCGGCGGTGCCCTGCAAATTGCCGAAGATGTTGCGGTTGGTTTCGCTCCAATTGCCGGAGATGCGTTCGCCCTGGCTGGTCACGTCGCTGGTGAGATTGAACTTGTAGCTGTCGGAGGCGCAATTCAGCGCCTGCTTGAGCGAGAGCCCGCTGCCGGCGACCTTGTAGTCCGCCTTGCAGCGGATGCGCTCGGTGGAGCCGTCGGACAGCGACACCGTGCCGGTGCCCGTCCAGGCGCCGTCGAAACCGGCGAACGGCCCGGACGACTGAGCGTGGCCTGCCGAAACCGAAAAGAGCAGCGCCGCGCCGATGCCAGCCGCCT
This genomic stretch from Bradyrhizobium daqingense harbors:
- a CDS encoding ethanolamine ammonia-lyase subunit EutB; protein product: MVYRHTIDVTTYAFPDLRDLLAKATPPRSGDRLAGIAAASAEQMIAARMALADVPLGRFLQEAVIPYETDEVTRLVIDSHDAKAFAPVASLTVGAFRDWLLSDAATPEALKKLAPGITPEMAAAVSKLMRNQDLILAARKCEVTTAFRNTIGLKGRLSTRLQPNHPFDDARGITASILDGILLGAGDACIGINPASDDPAMIAQLLRLLDEIIARLKIPTQGCVLTHVTTTLSLIGQGVPVDLVFQSVAGTEAANRSFGVDLALLKEAQEAGLSLGRGTAGQNVMYFETGQGSALSANAHHGVDQQTCEARAYAVARAFAPLLVNSVVGFIGPEYLYDGKEIIRAGLEDHFCGKLLGLPLGVDICYTNHAEADQDDMDNLLTLLAAAGVTFIMGVPGADDVMLNYQSTSFHDALYVRDVFSLRRAPEFDDWLVQAGIAGADFRIAGDAGLLPDFAARLIA
- the eutC gene encoding ethanolamine ammonia-lyase subunit EutC, which gives rise to MSDPAPPRRPILDLRAFTPARVALGRSGASVPTRALLDFTLDHARARDAVHAAFDAPRLLAELRALGLVVSEARSRAVDRADYLRRPDLGRQLDAGSVEALTQVASEPCQLAVVIGDGLSAAAVHAHAVTLLTHLTPLLAEGDAVAIGQIVVASGARVALGDEIGAILRARMVLMLIGERPGLSAPDSLGAYLTFAPQPARTDAERNCVSNIHHAGLSYDEAAFKIAWLVREGLARQTTGVALKDESADRAPRRIGTASPG
- a CDS encoding B12-binding domain-containing radical SAM protein, with amino-acid sequence MRAESNGTSRRILCVFPRYTSSFGTFEHSYPLTDGVRAFMPPQGLLLISAYLPREWQVKFVDENLRPTTKEEFEWAEAVFVSGMHIQRQQMNDICRRAHEFDLPVALGGPSVSACPDYYPSFDYLHVGELGDATNQLIDVLSRDTSRPEQQVVLTTKDRVPMTEFPIPAYELVDVKKYFLGSIQYSSGCPYQCEFCDIPGLYGRNPRIKSPQQIIAELDRLRECGMTDTVYFVDDNFIGNRKAAMDLLPHLIEWQKRTGYVVRLACEATLNIAKRPEILEKMREAYFITIFCGIETPDPDALKAMHKDHNMMVPILEGVRTINSYGMEVVSGIIMGLDTDKPNTSEALLSFVEESRIPLLTINLLQALPKTPLWDRLEREGRLVEDDGRDSNVDFLLPYEEVVASWKHAMAVAYAPEKVYARFQYQCDNVYVHRMKMPVPDEMKTWRNIRRGLVMLRNIFWKVGVLGDYRRVFWTFALGRIKRRDIESLIGCTLIAHHLITFARAASSGKQNASNYSIRLREAAVPAE
- a CDS encoding methyl-accepting chemotaxis protein, translating into MPSDRSGNAANLAGRFTLATKLYAIFALFALLTAAIAMLSDYNSRRNADLISATETANAAALNVERVNSLVYAVVMESRGIYMSTEPAVVKKYGEGLLKFNAQILDVVKRWETIVKADDAEQFATFKKRIEQFVEFRKELVRRGIEINAAAGREWGDNDANRNVRSALNKDLEALSKVYAERAKQIAQQTETNRTMSLVLTCLGGVALALVVIGIVIIARSIARPLSAITATIKQVADGTEDVVVPYSRRADEIGALARAIEVFQEAMGRNRNLASQVSNDSAAREERARHIETSVEAFREAIGAIMRGLSDSASTMRETAQTITRVTADANNRAGMAANATEQASHNVTAVAGAAEELSASVEEIGRQVRQSAGAVEQTGQRTEKSISEIESLAAATQRIDGVLNLIQAIAEQTNLLALNATIEAARAGDAGRGFAVVAHEVKALAGQTAKATAEIGENVSMIQASTRNAVDAVREIGGAVREINEVTSAIAGAIGQQDQATREISSNAQSAAQGNETLVANITSLRDAIGETDTAASSVLTAASSLTETADTLSREVEKFFQNLRAGSGDGRIAKAG